Below is a window of Agrobacterium vitis DNA.
ATTGAAAACAGCAAGGGGCCTGCGGCAAAGCCGACCGACAGGACGGTGGCATAAATGCCGAGCACCAGCCCGCGCCGCGATGGCGGGGCGGCGGCGTTGATCCAGAATTCCGACAGGATGAACAGAGTGGTCGTGGCGCCGTGAAACACCAGCCGCAGGGGAAACCACATCCAGAAGGCTTCGGCGTAATAGAAGCCGAGCGAACTGAGCGCTGCCAGCAGCACCGCCCAGATCATCGTCTGCGCCACACCGAAACGGTGCGCGAGCCTGGTGGTGATCGGCGCGGCAATCATCGCCGCCACCCCTGCCATGGCTGAATTCAGCCCGATCAGGGTGGAGGGAATACCGCGTTTTTCCAGAATGATGCTGAGCAGCGGCAATCCCAGCCCGATGGCAATGCCAACAGCGGAAATCGACGAGACGGCGGCAATCAGCGAGGGCCAGTGGATCTCTTCGCGATGTCCGGTAACAGGGTCTCTGGTGTCAGACATGGAAGGTCCTCAGAAGAAAATGCACGCAATGCGCGGTGAAGGATAACGGCGCAAGGCGTCATGCCAGGGCAACAAAGGCCGATTACATTTCATAATATGCCAGCGATCCTCCGGGGCTTTACTCCATAACGGCAAAAATCGAAACCGGTTTAAGCCAAGATGTAGAAAAACTACTTATTCGATTGTCGTAATACGTCGAATGCCAGAATTTGGCCTGACCGGATTTGGCCCTGCTTGACTGGTCCATCCGATATGGGGTGGTGAAACCGTCACTTTGGCGGATAGCGCTCGTCGTAGTCCTCAATCACCTCTGGTTCTTCCCCGAAGCCGTGCATACGCAGCGCCCATTGCAGCCCCACCACGCCGCCCTTGATGGGCTGGATGATCAGCAGAGAGGTGATGACGGCAATCGGCGTCCAGATCGCCAGATGCGCCCAGGTCGATAGCACGAAGACCAGATCGGTCATCATATAGCCACCCAGCAGCACATGGCCGACGATCATGATGACGATATAGGGCGGCAGATCGTCGGCCCTCTGGTGGGAAAGATCCTCGTCGCAGACTGCGCAGGTGTCGACCGGCTTAAGGAAGGCCTTGAACAGCCGACCGGAGCCGCAGGCGGGACAGGTGCACATCAGGCCGCGCAGAATGGAGCGTCCAAGCGGGCGAACCGCATCCTTGCCGCCGCCGAAGCGGATAACGGGGGGAGACTGGCTGACAGACATGCGGTTCCTCCTGAACTTCTATCAAATCCTATAGGCTTTGATCAAAGATGGGGCATGAAAGTTGATATTTCATCGCGGCATTTGCGCACAAGTGCGCCGAGTTCGTATATCTGGGCTTCGTATACCAAGCCCAGATATACGAACTCGGCGCGCGGTTTCAACGCCTGCCGCGCGGTGGTCTGGTTCCCGGTGTCTTGCCGGGGCCGGGTCGGCCGCGCCGCGTCGCCTTGTGGAAGGAACGGATGCCGGTCGGCATTTTCTTGCCTTCGCTGAGGATTTCAAACCGCAAGGCACCGGCAAGCGGCACAGCTTCCACCAGCTTGACGCTGACGCTGTCGCCCAATTGATAGCCAAGCCCTGTCTTTTCGCCGGTCAGCGCCTGATGTGCCTCGTCATAGATGAAATAATCGCGGCCAAGTGTCGAGACCGGAATGAAGCCATCGGCGCCATATTGCGGCAGGGAGATAAACAGGCCGGATTTGGTGACGCCGGAAACCTGCCCGTCGAATTCATCACCGATCCGTGTTGCCAGGTGGTGGGCGATCAACCGGTTGATCGTGTCGCGCTCGGCCGCCATGGCGCGGCGCTCGAAGGTGGAGATTTCGGCGGCGACATCGGCCAGCGCCGCTTCTTCATCGGATGTAATGCCGCCTTCGCCAAGCCCCAGCGTGCCGACCAGCGCCCGATGCACGATCAGGTCGGCGTAGCGGCGGATGGGGGAGGTGAAATGCGCGTATTTCAGCAGGTTCAGGCCGAAATGGCCGATATTTTCAGGGCTATAGACCGCCTGGCTCTGGGAGCGCAGCACCATTTCGTTGACGATGGTCTGGTGCGGCGTGTCCTGGGCCTTGGCGAGAATGCCATTGAACGAATTGGAGCGCAGATTACCGCCCTTGGCCAGCGAAAAGCCGATCGTGGCTAGGAACTCGCGCAGCACTTCTTGCTTGGCCAATGTCGGCGTGTCGTGGATACGGTAGACCAGCGGCTGTTTTTTCTTTTCCAGCGTTTCGGCGGCGGCCACATTGGCCTGGATCATCATTTCCTCGATCAGCTTATGGGCGTCCAGCCGTTCGGGCACGAAGACCCGATCTACCGTGCCATCGGCTTTGAGGATGATCTTGCGCTCCGGCATGTCCAGTTCCAGCGGCTGGCGGCGGTCGCGGCCACGCTTCAGGATCGCATAGGCGGCCCAGAGCGGTTTCAGGATCGGCTCTAGCAACGGTCCGGCCTTGTCGTCCGGGTTGCCGTCGATGGCGGCCTGCGCCTGTTGGTAGGATAATTTGGCCGCACTCTTCATCATGATGCGATGAAAGGTGTGGCCTGCCTTGCGGCCTTCATGGGAAAACACCATGCGCACGGCCAGTGCTGGCCGGTCAACGCCCTCGCGTAGCGAGCAGAGATCGTTGGAAATCCGCTCCGGCAGCATCGGTACGACCCGGTCGGGGAAATAGACCGAATTGCCGCGCTTCAGCGCCTCGCGGTCCAAGGCTGACTTACTGCGAATATAGTAGGAGACATCGGCAATCGCCACGGTGACGATCACGCCACCCGGATTATCGGGCGAGGGGTCCGGCTCGGCATGAACAGCGTCGTCATGGTCCTTGGCATCATGCGGGTCGATGGTGACCAGCGGCAAGCTGCGCCAATCCTCCCGATGCGCCATGCTGGCCGGTTTGGCGGCCTCGGCCTCGTCCAGCACCGATTGCGGGAAGATATGCGGAATGCCATGGGCGTGGATGGCGATCATCGAGATCGCTTTTTCCGAGGCCACCGAGCCGATCACTGACAGAACCTTGGCGCGGGCAAGACCCAGACGGCTGGAGAGCCGCCCGACTTCCACCTCGACCAAATCGCCGTCGCGGGCGTCGCCGACATCTGACGCTTCGATGACCATTTCCTCGCCGCGGCGCTCGATTGGCATCAGCCTGCCGCCGCCATCTCCGGCCATTTCGCGGTAAACGCCCAAAAGCGCGCCGCGCCGCTTGTCGATCACTTTGATGATCCGGGCGGTATAGGCGGGACCGATATGGTCCTTGGAGGGGAAAATCTTTGCCAGAACCCGGTCGCCTAGCCCGCCAACGGGCGTCTTGCACTTGGCGCGGTCCGCGCTGGACTGACGAATGGAGACCGCAGGGGCAGCGCCCAATTCATCCGGCCATTCGGCGGGGCGCCCGATCAGGTCGCCATCCTTGTCGCGGGTGGTGATGTCGAGAACGGTCACGGGCGGCAGCGCGCCGGGTCGGCTCAGGGACTTACGGTTCTTGTTGACCAGACCATCTTCTTCCAGCGCCCGCAAGGCTTCCTTCAGCTCGATCCGAGCTTCGCCCTTCAGGCCGAAAGCCTTGGCGATTTCGCGCTTGGAGGCCCGGTCGGGATTGTCGGTGATGAACTGCATCAGGATCTCGCGGGGCGGCACCGCCCCGTGAATGATCACCGTTTCATTTTTGTCCGCCGCCTTTTGCGCCGCAAGCTCCGCCTTCCGCGTTCTGTTGGTGAGGCTGCGGGTGTCGGGTCGCGGGGATTTGCTCAAGGTCAGGCTTTCTCTGTTTTTGCGGCGGGCTTTGCCTTGGGCTTCGTCGCCTTCGGCTTGGCGGCTGCTTTCTTTGGTTTGGCGTCTGCGGCATCATCATCCGCATCGGCCTTGGCGGCTTTCGCAGCCGGTTTTTTCGCAGGCGCCTTCTTTGCGCTGGCGGATTTGGCGGCAGGTTTCGCCTTGGTCTTGCCGCTGCCTTCCTTGGCGGCGCGCTCAACGATCAGGGCAATTGCCTCTTCCATGGTTACGGCTTGCGGGTCCATGCCTTTGGGAATGGTCGCGTTGATCTTACCCCAATTCACGTAGGGACCATAGCGGCCATCGCGCACGGTAATCGCGCCGCCATCGGGATGATCGCCGATCTCCTTCAGGGCGGCAGGTGCTGCGCGGCCACGGCCACCGGGGTTCGCCTGCTTTTCCGCCAGAACGGTGACGGCACGATTGAGGCCGATGGTCAGCACATCCTCGATACCGTCGAGATTGGCATAGGTGCCATCATGCAGCACGAAAGGTCCGTAGCGGCCAAGTCCTGCCGTCATCATCTTGCCGGTTTCCGGGTGAAGACCGACTTCACGCGGCAGCGACAGCAGTGACAGCGCCTTATCGAAATCCACATCGGTCGGCGACCAGCCCTTGGGTAGGGACGAACGCTTGGCTTCCTTGCCATCGCCACGCTGGACGTAGGGGCCGAAGCGGCCACTGCGAAGCGTGATCTGTTCGCCGGTTGCGGGATCTTCACCCAGGGCCTTCGGTTCATTGCCGACGGCTTCCGCCTCCGTGCCGCCATCGGCGGACAATTGGCGGGTGAAATTGCATTCCGGATAGTTGGAGCAGCCGACGAAGGCGCCGTATTTACCAAGCTTCAGCGAAAGATTGCCAGTGCCACAAACCTGGCAGATGCGCGGGTCCGAGCCGTCTTCGCGCTTCGGGAACACCAGCGGGGCTAGCGCCTCATTCAGCGCGTCGAGCACGTTGGTGACGCGTAATTCCTTGGTGCCTTCGATCTGGGCAAAGAAATTCTGCCAGAATTCGCGCAGCACGTCCTTCCAGTTCAGTTCGCCAGCAGAAATCTTGTCGAGCTTTTCTTCAAGATCCGCGGTGAAATCATATTCGACATAGCGGGTGAAGAAGCTTTCCAGGAATGCTGTCACCAATCGGCCCTTGGCTTCGGGGATCAGCTTGCGCTTGTCGATAACAACATATTCGCGGTCGCTGAGCGTCTTCAGCGTTGCGGCATAGGTGGAAGGCCGGCCAATGCCAAGCTCTTCCATCTTCTTGATCAGGGTCGCTTCCGAATAGCGCGGCGGCGGTTCGGTGAAATGCTGGGTGGCATTGACCTTTTGCTTGGCCAGCGCCTCACGGGCGTTGATCTCCGGCAGGCGGCCATCTTCATCGTCGTCCTCGCTCTTTTCACCTTCTTCACGGTGATCAGTATAGGCAGCGATAAAGCCGTCGAAACGGATGACCGAGCCAACGGCGCGTAAACCGGCCTTTTCACCGGCCTTGTCGGCGAGGATTTCAGCGGTAGTCCGCTCGATTTCGGCAGAGGCCATCTGGCTGGCAATGCCACGCTTCCAGACCAGATCGTAAAGACGCAACTGGTCGGCATCGAGATAACGGCGGACCTGATCCGGTGTCCGGTTGAAATCGGTCGGACGGATGGCTTCATGCGCTTCCTGGGCGTTTTTCGCCTTGGTGGAATAGAAGCGTGGCTTTTCCGGCATGTAGCGCGGGCCGAATTGCTGGGTAATCGCGGAGCGGGCGGCCTCAATAGCTTCCGGCGCCATCTGTACGCCATCGGTACGCATATAGGTGATCAGACCGACGGTCTCGCCGCCGATATCGACACCTTCATAAAGCTTCTGCGCCACCTGCATGGTGCGCGATGCGGAAAAACCGAGCTTGGAGGAGGCGGCTTGTTGTAGCGTAGAG
It encodes the following:
- a CDS encoding DUF983 domain-containing protein, whose protein sequence is MSVSQSPPVIRFGGGKDAVRPLGRSILRGLMCTCPACGSGRLFKAFLKPVDTCAVCDEDLSHQRADDLPPYIVIMIVGHVLLGGYMMTDLVFVLSTWAHLAIWTPIAVITSLLIIQPIKGGVVGLQWALRMHGFGEEPEVIEDYDERYPPK
- the rnr gene encoding ribonuclease R, translating into MIIHGAVPPREILMQFITDNPDRASKREIAKAFGLKGEARIELKEALRALEEDGLVNKNRKSLSRPGALPPVTVLDITTRDKDGDLIGRPAEWPDELGAAPAVSIRQSSADRAKCKTPVGGLGDRVLAKIFPSKDHIGPAYTARIIKVIDKRRGALLGVYREMAGDGGGRLMPIERRGEEMVIEASDVGDARDGDLVEVEVGRLSSRLGLARAKVLSVIGSVASEKAISMIAIHAHGIPHIFPQSVLDEAEAAKPASMAHREDWRSLPLVTIDPHDAKDHDDAVHAEPDPSPDNPGGVIVTVAIADVSYYIRSKSALDREALKRGNSVYFPDRVVPMLPERISNDLCSLREGVDRPALAVRMVFSHEGRKAGHTFHRIMMKSAAKLSYQQAQAAIDGNPDDKAGPLLEPILKPLWAAYAILKRGRDRRQPLELDMPERKIILKADGTVDRVFVPERLDAHKLIEEMMIQANVAAAETLEKKKQPLVYRIHDTPTLAKQEVLREFLATIGFSLAKGGNLRSNSFNGILAKAQDTPHQTIVNEMVLRSQSQAVYSPENIGHFGLNLLKYAHFTSPIRRYADLIVHRALVGTLGLGEGGITSDEEAALADVAAEISTFERRAMAAERDTINRLIAHHLATRIGDEFDGQVSGVTKSGLFISLPQYGADGFIPVSTLGRDYFIYDEAHQALTGEKTGLGYQLGDSVSVKLVEAVPLAGALRFEILSEGKKMPTGIRSFHKATRRGRPGPGKTPGTRPPRGRR
- the topA gene encoding type I DNA topoisomerase; amino-acid sequence: MNVVVVESPAKAKTINKYLGPGYKVLASFGHVRDLPAKDGSVLPDQDFEMLWEVDTASAKRMKDIADAMKGADALFLATDPDREGEAISWHVLDLLKKKKVIGDKPVKRVVFNAITKKAVLDAMAAPRDIDGDLVDAYLARRAMDYLVGFNLSPVLWRKLPGARSAGRVQSVALRLVCDRENEIERFVSEEYWNLSALLKTPRGDEFLARLVSADGKRLQARSVGNGEMANRLKDLLDGANYVVESIEAKPVKRNPSPPFTTSTLQQAASSKLGFSASRTMQVAQKLYEGVDIGGETVGLITYMRTDGVQMAPEAIEAARSAITQQFGPRYMPEKPRFYSTKAKNAQEAHEAIRPTDFNRTPDQVRRYLDADQLRLYDLVWKRGIASQMASAEIERTTAEILADKAGEKAGLRAVGSVIRFDGFIAAYTDHREEGEKSEDDDEDGRLPEINAREALAKQKVNATQHFTEPPPRYSEATLIKKMEELGIGRPSTYAATLKTLSDREYVVIDKRKLIPEAKGRLVTAFLESFFTRYVEYDFTADLEEKLDKISAGELNWKDVLREFWQNFFAQIEGTKELRVTNVLDALNEALAPLVFPKREDGSDPRICQVCGTGNLSLKLGKYGAFVGCSNYPECNFTRQLSADGGTEAEAVGNEPKALGEDPATGEQITLRSGRFGPYVQRGDGKEAKRSSLPKGWSPTDVDFDKALSLLSLPREVGLHPETGKMMTAGLGRYGPFVLHDGTYANLDGIEDVLTIGLNRAVTVLAEKQANPGGRGRAAPAALKEIGDHPDGGAITVRDGRYGPYVNWGKINATIPKGMDPQAVTMEEAIALIVERAAKEGSGKTKAKPAAKSASAKKAPAKKPAAKAAKADADDDAADAKPKKAAAKPKATKPKAKPAAKTEKA